TTAGTCTTTAACCGCACCATCGCTTTGCGCGATACCTGGGCAAAGATACGGAAGGGTAATTAGACGCTTGGGATTGAGCGCCTGATTCCGAAGCCCCAATTGCCTGCTTCCCCGGAGTAACCATGAAATTCAAACAGATTTGCGTCCTCGGCCTGGGCTATATTGGCCTGCCCACGGCGAGCACGTTTGCCACACATGGCGTTAAAGTGATTGGGGTGGATGTCAACCCGCAGGTCGTTGCTACCCTTCAAAACGGCGGCCTGCACATCCACGAACCGGGTTTGCGCACGCTCGTACAGGCGGCGCTCAAATCGGGCAATCTCGTCATTTCTGAAGCGCCTCAGGAAGCCGATGCTTTTGTGATCGCCGTCCCCACGCCGTTTAAAGTTGAAGAGAGTACGTTGAAGGCTGAAGGTTCACAAACTGCCCAGCCTTCAACCTTCAACCTTCAACCTCCCACCGACTTTCCCAAAGCCGATCTATCCTACGTCATCTCTGCCGCCGAAGCCATCGTTCCCTGGTTGCGGCGCGGCAACCTGGTTGTGCTGGAATCCACCTCGCCGCCCGCAACCACCACCGGCCTGGTCAGCGAAATCCTCGAGCGCTCCGGCCTCAAAGCTGGCGATGATTTCCATCTGGCTTATTCCCCGGAGCGCGTCCTCCCAGGACAAATATTGCGTGAACTGATCGAAAACGCCCGCGTGGTTGGCGGCGTTACCCAGGCGTCCTCCGACGCGGCCCGCGATCTTTACGCCATATTCGTGCGCGGCGACATCATCCAGACCACGGCCACAACCGCCGAGATGGTCAAGTTGATGGAGAACACCTACCGCGATGTCAATATCGCGATTGCCAATGAATTTGCCCGGCTGGCCGACCGCTTTGGTATCGACGTTTGGGAAGCGATCGCGTTAGCCAATCGCCATCCGCGCGTCGAAATCCTGCGTCCTGGCCCTGGTGTGGGCGGCCATTGCATCAGTGTTGACCCCTGGTTTTTAGTCGAAGCTGCGCCCGACTTGGCTCCGCTGATTCACACATCCCGCAATGTTAACGATGCCCAGCCGCAATTTGTGGTTCGGCTTGTGCGCCGCGCCCTGGGCGGAGAGCTTAAGTGCAAGAAGATTACCGCGTTGGGGTTGGCCTACAAACCCGATGTGGATGATCTGCGCGAAAGCCCGGCGGTGGATGTGGTCCGTTTGCTGATGGCCGATGGTGCAACTGTGACCGCTTATGAGCCTTTTAAGCTGGATGCTAACCTGCCGGGGATTCAACTCGCCCCCAGCCTGGATTCTGCGTTGCAGGGGAGCGACTTGCTGCTGCTCTTGGTGGCGCATACCCCCTTGCGCGAACTTACCCCCGAGGTTGTGGCTGCGCAAACGAACGCGCGGCTCGTAGTGGATACTGTCAACCTGTGGGACGCTCCGCTCTGGGAGCGCGCCGGGTTTAGGGTGATCCGCCTCGGCGTAGGAAATTGAAAATTGCGAATTTTATCCATTTTCGGCACCCGACCTGAGGCCATAAAAATGGCCCCCATTGTACGTCAACTGGAGCGCACCCCCGGGGTAGAGTCGCGCGTTTGTGTCACCGCTCAACACCGAGAGATGCTCGATCAGGTACTTGATCTATTCGATATTGTCCCGGATATTGATCTCGACTTAATGCAGCCCGGTCAAACGCTTGCTGAGCTTACGGCGCGCGTTTTTACTTCGCTTGATTCCGTGCTGGCTGACCTTCAGCCCGATTGGATACTCGTACAGGGCGATACCACCACGGTGATGGCAGCCTCCCTATCGGCATATTATCGGCGCATCAAGGTCGGGCATGTCGAAGCGGGCCTGCGCACCGGCGATAAATGGCAGCCCTTCCCTGAAGAAGTTAATCGCCGCGTCGCCAGTGTCACCGCCGATTTGCACTTTGCCCCCACTGAGTGGTCGCGTCAAAACCTGCTGCGCGAGAACATTCTCGCCGAAAATATCTTCGTTACCGGCAATCCGGTTATCGACGCGCTGCATTGGGTTTCTAAACAATCTTTTGACCTGGATGCGCTGAACCTTCAACCTTCAACTTTCAACCTTAAACGTCTTATCCTTGTCACCGCCCACCGCCGCGAAAATTTCGGTGAGTCTCTAGAGCAAATCTGTGCTGCCCTGCGCCAGTTGGCCGAGAAGTACCTGAATGTGCGGATTTTCTACCCTGTTCATCTCAATCCTAACGTGCAGGAGCCAGTTTATCGACTGCTTGGCAACATACCCAATATCACCTTGATGCCTCCGCTGGATTATTTGCCTCTTGTGCATTTGCTTAAGCGCGCCACACTGGTATTAACCGATTCCGGTGGCCTGCAAGAAGAGGCCCCCGGTTTGGGTATTCCGGTGCTGGTGATGCGTGAAGTCACCGAGCGACCCGAAGGCGTTGAAGCAGGAACTGTGCGGTTAGTGGGTACGGATGCGCAGCGCATTTTGGATGAAGCCAGCCGCCTGCTCGATGATCCTGCCGCCCACGAAGCCATGTCGCGCGCTGCCAATCCTTACGGCGATGGTCGCGCCGCCGAGCGCATTGTGGATGCAATTCTGAAATATGAATGATGAATGTAGAATGATGAATAACCTGCCAACCTTCGCGCTGGGGAGCTGTCGCTGGCGACCCAAGCGCATGTCAACTCAGGAGAGTTGACGCAACCCTATGGACTTCATCACCCGCCTGACGTATTTGCGTAAAAATCCCCTTTTTGGCGCGTTCGCATACTACGCGCTTAAACTATTGGGTTTGGAGATTCCGCGCTCGGTTGAGATTGGTGCCGATTTGGAAATTGCCCACGGCGGATTTGGGATTGTTATTCATCGCCATGCCAAAATCGGCAACCGCGTTAAAATCTATCCGGGTGTGACCATTGGCCGCGCCGACATTTACCGCCCGGCGGGTCAATCGCGCTTTGAAAGCATCGTGATTGAAGATGATGTCATTCTCTCGCCGGGCTGCAAAGTGCTATGCAAAGAAGGCGTCCTGCGAGTGGGGCAGGGGACGGTTATCGGAGCGAATGCCGTTTTGCTTCAATCCGCCAGCGAGAATGAAATTTGGGCAGGCATCCCGGCGCGTTGTGTGGGGAAACGTAAGTCGTGAAGCGCATTGCGGTTGTTCCTCATGTCCACGGCGTCGGCGGGATGGTTTCGTTTCGTGCAAAATTCACCACTGGCCTCCAGTCGCGCGGTATTGACGTCACGCCCGACTCTCGACGCCCGACTCCCGACGCATTGCTCGTCATCGGCGGTACGCGCGACCTGCTCGGTCTGATGCAGGCCAAACGCCGCGGTGCGCGCATCGTTCAACGCCTAAACGGGATGAATTGGTTGCATCGAAAATTGCGCACGGGGGTACGGCACTATCTGCGCTCCGTCTACGGCAACTGGAATCTGAATTTCATCCGCATGCGCATCGCTGACCATATCGTCTATCAGAGCGAATTTTCCCGAGATTGGTGGCAGCGTGTCTATGGCCCCGCGCCTGTATCCAGTTCGATTGTCTACAATGGCGTTGATCTGGATATTTATTCACCGGCTTCAACCTTCAATCTGCAATCTTCAACCTATAAATTATTGCTTGTTGAAGGGTCATTGTCCGGTGGCTACGAGTTGGGTCTGGAGAGTGCGATAGCATTACTGGATGTGCTCAATACTGCGTATAGGCAAACGCTTGGTAAGACCGTTGAGCTGACTGTGGTAGGAAGGGTCAGTGAAAACCTCAAACAGAAGTGGCAGCAGCGCACTGCGAACCGTGTCACCTGGGTGGGGCAACTTCCCACAGAACAAATTCCCGAAATGGACCGCGCCGCGCACCTGCTCTACGCTTGCGATATTAATGCCGCCTGCCCAAACTCGGTTATTGAAGCCCTGGCTTGCGGCTTGCCCGTACTGGCTTTTGATACCGGTGCGCTGGTCGAACTCGTCACCGGCGATTCCGGGCGCGTTGTCCCCTATGGTGGCGACCCCTGGAAGTTGGATAAACCCGACATCTCCGCACTGGCCGAAGCTGCTGTTGAGATATTATTGCATCAGGAAAAATTCCGCCCTGCCGCCCGCGTTCGCGCCGAGGCCGCCTTCGATCTGGACGCGATGGTTGATGGTTATTTGCGCGCGCTTGAATATTGAACCACGAAGACACAAAGTCACAAAGTTGCACAAAGGAAACTTCGTATTTTTTTCGTGTCTTCGAGCCTTTGTGGTAAAGAAGTAGGAAACTATTCATAATCGGACACGAGCGTGTTCAGCTAGAAACTGTCTGAAAAGCATGATGAAACCAGGCGCGAACCACTTTTGCAGGTTAATTTCGGATGAAAACCGCAGAGAAAAGTGCTTTGCACCGGACTTCACAGAAAGTTCTTGGGCGCACTTTCGTGCGCGATTAAAAACAATGTGTGCTTCGTGGTAAAAAGATCGTTCCTGAATTTAGCTGCATTATTCTCAAGAATTTTACCCACTTCATTCAAAAGTGGGTTTTATCGCTTCGCCCCTCTGGCGAGATTGATCCGCGGCTCTTTGAATCGCGCCGCGCCCACCGGCCTGACTGAGATTGAAATCTCCGCTGGGGCGCTGGCCGGAATGAAAATGCGTCTCGACCTGCAAAGTGAAAAAGACTACTGGCTGGGAGCCTACGAAACCGAATTGCAAAATGCTGTGCGACAGTTCGTTCAACCCGGCTGGATAGCCTACGATGTTGGCGCCAATGTGGGCTATATCAGTTTGATGCTGGCGCGCGCCGTCGGTGAAGCCGGGCGCGTTATCGCTTTTGAAGCTTTGCCTGCCAATATTGAACGATTGCGTAACAATATTGCCCTAAACAGTCTGACCCCTCGAGTACAGACCATTCACGCGGCAGTCGGAGCCGCCTCAGCCCCCGTCCGCTTCCTGATTGGCCCCTCGGACGATATGGGCAAGGCCGCCGGTTCTGCTGGCCGTCAGGCTGCATACGCCGAATCCGTTGAAGTCCCTGGTATCTCGCTGGATGAATTTGTCTATACACACAGCAACCCCGCTCCTCACATCATCAAAATGGACATCGAAGGCGGCGAAGTGCTGGCGCTGCCCGGTATGAAGCGCCTGCTGGCCGAAGCCCGCCCGCTGATATTTCTCGAACTTCATGGCCCGGAAGCCGCCCGCCTCGCCTGGGAGACCCTCACCGCCGCTGGCTACAAAATTGCCCGGATGCAAAAAGGCTATCCGATTATAGCGTCGCTGGACGAACTAGATTGGAAGGCATATCTGATTGCGCAACCTGCCAACCTGTAATATGCAACCTAAAACTCCTGTCTTCCCTGGTCGCCTCGCTCTTCAGCAGCGTGTTCTCCCCGCCTACCGCGCCCCATTTTTTGACCTGTTGGCACATTCTTGTGCGGGCGGTCTCAGTCTTTTCGCGGGTCAACCCCTTAACGTGGAGGGTATTGCTGCCGCCGAAGGCCTGACACAAGCCGGATATACTCCGGCGCGCAACCGTCATTTCAGCGATCCATCGACAAAATTCTATCTCTGCTGGCAAGCCGGGGTAGTGGATTGGCTGGAACTGGCGAACCCGGACATGTTGATTGTGGAAGCCAACCCGC
The nucleotide sequence above comes from Chloroflexota bacterium. Encoded proteins:
- a CDS encoding serine acetyltransferase, encoding MDFITRLTYLRKNPLFGAFAYYALKLLGLEIPRSVEIGADLEIAHGGFGIVIHRHAKIGNRVKIYPGVTIGRADIYRPAGQSRFESIVIEDDVILSPGCKVLCKEGVLRVGQGTVIGANAVLLQSASENEIWAGIPARCVGKRKS
- a CDS encoding glycosyltransferase family 4 protein, which gives rise to MKRIAVVPHVHGVGGMVSFRAKFTTGLQSRGIDVTPDSRRPTPDALLVIGGTRDLLGLMQAKRRGARIVQRLNGMNWLHRKLRTGVRHYLRSVYGNWNLNFIRMRIADHIVYQSEFSRDWWQRVYGPAPVSSSIVYNGVDLDIYSPASTFNLQSSTYKLLLVEGSLSGGYELGLESAIALLDVLNTAYRQTLGKTVELTVVGRVSENLKQKWQQRTANRVTWVGQLPTEQIPEMDRAAHLLYACDINAACPNSVIEALACGLPVLAFDTGALVELVTGDSGRVVPYGGDPWKLDKPDISALAEAAVEILLHQEKFRPAARVRAEAAFDLDAMVDGYLRALEY
- a CDS encoding nucleotide sugar dehydrogenase; this translates as MKFKQICVLGLGYIGLPTASTFATHGVKVIGVDVNPQVVATLQNGGLHIHEPGLRTLVQAALKSGNLVISEAPQEADAFVIAVPTPFKVEESTLKAEGSQTAQPSTFNLQPPTDFPKADLSYVISAAEAIVPWLRRGNLVVLESTSPPATTTGLVSEILERSGLKAGDDFHLAYSPERVLPGQILRELIENARVVGGVTQASSDAARDLYAIFVRGDIIQTTATTAEMVKLMENTYRDVNIAIANEFARLADRFGIDVWEAIALANRHPRVEILRPGPGVGGHCISVDPWFLVEAAPDLAPLIHTSRNVNDAQPQFVVRLVRRALGGELKCKKITALGLAYKPDVDDLRESPAVDVVRLLMADGATVTAYEPFKLDANLPGIQLAPSLDSALQGSDLLLLLVAHTPLRELTPEVVAAQTNARLVVDTVNLWDAPLWERAGFRVIRLGVGN
- a CDS encoding FkbM family methyltransferase; protein product: MIRGSLNRAAPTGLTEIEISAGALAGMKMRLDLQSEKDYWLGAYETELQNAVRQFVQPGWIAYDVGANVGYISLMLARAVGEAGRVIAFEALPANIERLRNNIALNSLTPRVQTIHAAVGAASAPVRFLIGPSDDMGKAAGSAGRQAAYAESVEVPGISLDEFVYTHSNPAPHIIKMDIEGGEVLALPGMKRLLAEARPLIFLELHGPEAARLAWETLTAAGYKIARMQKGYPIIASLDELDWKAYLIAQPANL
- the wecB gene encoding UDP-N-acetylglucosamine 2-epimerase (non-hydrolyzing) yields the protein MRILSIFGTRPEAIKMAPIVRQLERTPGVESRVCVTAQHREMLDQVLDLFDIVPDIDLDLMQPGQTLAELTARVFTSLDSVLADLQPDWILVQGDTTTVMAASLSAYYRRIKVGHVEAGLRTGDKWQPFPEEVNRRVASVTADLHFAPTEWSRQNLLRENILAENIFVTGNPVIDALHWVSKQSFDLDALNLQPSTFNLKRLILVTAHRRENFGESLEQICAALRQLAEKYLNVRIFYPVHLNPNVQEPVYRLLGNIPNITLMPPLDYLPLVHLLKRATLVLTDSGGLQEEAPGLGIPVLVMREVTERPEGVEAGTVRLVGTDAQRILDEASRLLDDPAAHEAMSRAANPYGDGRAAERIVDAILKYE